Proteins from a genomic interval of Lathamus discolor isolate bLatDis1 chromosome 11, bLatDis1.hap1, whole genome shotgun sequence:
- the KIAA1755 gene encoding uncharacterized protein KIAA1755 homolog isoform X3, with the protein MVGTGSAGSVSHCGAAVPTGDTFLPQDAGSLDAAVQGALQALYPPFDATAPTVLGQVFRLLETSYQGDGLCCLLQFLIPAKRLFEHVRQAACAPYFNCIFLHEGWPLCLHEKVVVHLAPLNPLLLRPGDFYLQAEPCKEHSARIILKHLSQDLCTVEEMPVPEAAYALLFTNEWLEEINSDRAGAPLQTCLVATENGIAPLPWSSIATPEFIDKPKAGADGTSVDTQHDPASEAAAESAAPSVPVPHGMAGTPVPYSNVVGTIPGCKGTSRKSSQGKYPGLIKVDQAGLRKKPSALAMPSLCEIISQNLEGEYVDLLELSPEQMGLLARSLPAGAGDKAALPCVNGGPCGAAPSSEQGPCTPCLGQELSREPGPHGPRCRHRDSYLAALQNPVSFGAGLMAAILEEPDGPGPEPPPTAPRETPAQRGMGAGSPTLLTPRTQAVARQSSPRLPQGSGHKFSFLKGPRLGAAPGGERASSQQEGAWRKVSAIYSPRMGRAKAAGKGSDVAAPAPPEERPVESSGCKNGPSMPSTSTVGWEPPAWQDLHTGLLHSGIVCLPGSSDRQGRALLQVTTGGSAWGAAWCSAAELGALILYLCSIARQDMKDVGLTVVVDARKQPPAPVLFSALRSVQSISPGCIHTVLLLAEKEPVTHREKLPGVQVESLPSLKALGRFVDSSQLTPELDGAFPYSHGEWVQFFQKLHPFMASLRRASELLRSCIQELRSGNALVVTQDAGACIGRHRELMRRVLSDAPLVWVQREGGAVLARLRREAARLRTSAHVRTSMESAEALYNQLEEELHDLVFQSNSSLERLEFLRKVRELEAEFSKLGLWLDREAAARLQEMGAEEWSPESFLGSDEQFNEFLAQATAQYRLGLALCQEAAEVQGAAFPEADLFQAAVALFRTKLTSFHRQVERRQAERDLLRDLGCFSSKIAGLKLGCGQCLVRGKREEGRALQGLQSSFQKLLVEFALEKLQEMKAQVRRMRSSPGLAAWTEARHRYQETRQVLEEMLAELQEAWGAQAEGHGDSFSRPGSGSAAPCEGAPGASPEPAVPGEQPEPGAGPGEPRARNTPSPSPGAEPSSPQPRGHQGPEGDPTSPHHPSANHSLPKPESGACPGAAGHLTHNSRTLQRHPLTLPARAHVPGTDPPCPTAAPHRAVTRGPSARAEYFQVSSQSSFSSEDSDSQNSTEDAPAPSLALSWDLQSPRPRCPPEKPSQIIYLENHHTESPAKANAK; encoded by the exons ATGGTGGGCACGGGCTCTGCGGGGTCAGTGTCCCATTGCGGGGCTGCTGTCCCCACCGGTGACACTTTCCTCCCGCAGGATGCCGGCTCCCTGGATGCAGCGGTGCAGGGCGCCCTCCAGGCCCTCTACCCGCCCTTCGACGCCACGGCCCCCACGGTGCTGGGGCAGGTCTTCCGGCTGCTGGAGACCAGCTACCAGGGTGatgggctctgctgcctgctccagttCCTCATCCCGGCCAAGCGCCTCTTCGAGCACGTCCGGCAGGCAGCCTGC gcTCCCTACTTTAACTGCATCTTTCTCCATGAAGGCTGGCCCTTGTGTCTGCACGAGAAGGTGGTCGTGCACCTCGCGCCGCTCAACCCGCTCCTGCTGCGCCCTGGGGACTTCTACCTGCAGGCAGAGCCATGCAAGGAGCACTCAGCGCGCATCATCCTCAAGCACCTCTCCCAGGACCTGTGCACGGTGGAGGAGATGCCGGTCCCCGAGGCTGCCTACGCGCTGCTCTTCACCAACGAGTGGCTGGAGGAGATCAACAGCGACCGGGCTGGAGCCCCCCTGCAAACCTGCCTGGTGGCCACTGAGAATGGCATCGCCCCGCTGCCGTGGAGCAGCATTGCCACACCGGAGTTCATTGACAAGCCCAAGGCTGGAGCTGATGGGACGTCTGTGGACACCCAGCATGACCCTGCTTCTGAAGCTGCAGCTGAGTCAGCAGCACCTAGTGTGCCCGTGCCCCACGGCATGGCAGGCACCCCCGTGCCCTATAGCAATGTTGTGGGCACCATCCCGGGCTGCAAGGGCACCTCTCGGAAGTCGAGCCAGGGAAAATACCCGGGACTGATCAAGGTGGACCAGGCTGGGCTGCGGAAGAAGCCGAGCGCGCTGGCCATGCCCAGCCTCTGCGAGATCATCAGCCAGAACCTGGAGGGGGAGTACGTGGACCTGCTGGAGCTGTCCCCGGAGCAGATGGGCCTCCTGGCCAGGTCCCTGCCGGCGGGCGCCGGGGACAAGGCTGCGCTCCCCTGTGTGAATGGGGGTCCCTGCGGGGCGGCACCGAGCTCGGAGCAGGGTCCCTGCACCCCGTGcctggggcaggagctgagccGGGAGCCGGGGCCACACGGGCCACGGTGCCGCCACCGAGACTCGTACCTGGCTGCGCTGCAGAACCCGGTGAGCTTCGGCGCTGGGCTGATGGCAGCCATCCTGGAGGAGCCGGACGGCCCCGGCCCCGAGCCGCCCCCCACTGCTCCCCGTGAGACCCCCGCACAACGCGGGATGGGGGCCGGCAGCCCCACGCTCCTCACCCCCCGAACCCAGGCAGTGGCGCGGCAAAGCAGCCCCCGGCTGCCCCAGGGCTCCGGCCACAAGTTCTCCTTCCTGAAGGGGCCGCGGCTCGGGGCAGCCCCTGGGGGTGAGAGagccagcagccagcaggaAGGGGCCTGGAGGAAGGTGTCTGCCATCTACTCGCCCAGGATGGGCAGAGCCAAGGCAGCCGGGAAAG GTTCAGATGTGGCAGCCCCTGCCCCTCCGGAGGAACGACCCGTGGAAAGCTCCGGCTGTAAGAATGGTCCCTccatgcccagcaccagcaccgtGGGCTGGGAGCCGCCGGCCTGGCAGGACCTGCACACGGGGCTGCTGCACTCGGGCATCGTGTGCCTGCCAG GCAGCTCggacaggcagggcagggcccTGCTCCAGGTGACCACCGGCGGCAGCGCCTGGGGGGCCGCGTGGTGCTCGGCCGCTGAGCTGGGGGCGCTCATCCTCTACCTCTGCTCCATCGCCAG GCAGGACATGAAGGACGTCGGGCTGACCGTCGTGGTGGATGCCAGGAAGCAGCCGCCTGCTCCTGTCCTGTTCTCTGCCCTCCGCTCTGTCCAG AGCATCTCGCCGGGCTGCATCCAcaccgtgctgctgctggccgAGAAGGAGCCGGTCACGCACCGCGAGAAGCTGCCTGGCGTGCAG GTGGAGTCGCTGCCATCGCTGAAGGCTCTGGGCCGTTTTGTCGACAGCTCCCAGCTGACACCGGAGCTGGACGGTGCCTTCCCCTACAGCCACGGCGAGTGGGTGCAGTTCTTCCAG AAACTGCATCCCTTCATGGCCAGCCTCCGGCGAGCATCGGAGCTGCTGCGGAGCTGCATCCAGGAGCTGCGGAGCGGCAATGCGCTGGTGGTGACACAG GATGCGGGCGCCTGCATCGGGAGGCACCGGGAGCTGATGCGGAGGGTGCTGAGCGATGCGCCGCTGGTGTGGGTGCAGCGCGAGGGGGGCGCCGTGCTGGCCAGGCTGCGCAGGGAGGCCGCCCGGCTCCGCACCTCGGCCCACGTCAG GACCAGCATGGAGTCGGCCGAGGCGCTGTACAACCAGCTGGAGGAAGAGCTTCATGACCTGGTGTTCCAGTCCAACAGCTCCCTGGAGCGCCTGGAGTTCCTCCGGAAGGTGCGGGAGCTGGAGGCTGAGTTCAGCAAG ctggggctgtggcTGGACAGGGAGGCAGCGGCGCGGCTGCAGGAGATGGGTGCTGAGGAGTGGAGCCCCGAGAGCTTCCTGGGATCTGACGAGCAGTTCAACGAGTTCCTCGCCCAGGCAACA GCTCAGTACCGGCTCGGCCTGGCGCTGTGTCAGGAGGCAGCTGAGGTCCAAGGCGCAGCTTTCCCAGAGGCAGACCTCTTCCAGGCGGCCGTGGCCCTTTTCCGGACGAAGCTGACGAGCTTCCACAGGCAGGTGGAACGGCGCCAGGCGGAGCGGGACCTGCTGCGGGACCTCGGATGCTTCTCCAGCAAG ATCGCGGGGCTGAAGCTGGGCTGCGGGCAGTGCCTGGTGCGGGGCAAGCGCGAGGAGGGCCGGGCGCTGCAGGGCCTGCAGAGCTCCTTCCAGAAGCTGTTGGTGGAGTTCGccctggagaagctgcaggagATGAAGGCTCAGGTGCGCAGGATGCGGAGCAGCCCAGGGCTGGCAGCCTGGACCGAGGCACGGCACCGGTACCAGGAGACACGGCAGGTCCTGGAGGagatgctggcagagctgcaggaggccTGGGGAGCTCAGGCTGAGGGGCACGGGGACTCCTTCAGCCGCCCCGGCTCGGGGTCTGCAGCCCCTTGCGAGGGAGCTCCAGGCGCCAGCCCTGAGCCAGCGGTGCCGGGGGAGCAACCGGAGCCTGGTGCCGGGCCAGGAGAGCCCCGGGCCAGGAACACGCCCAGCCCCTCACCGGGTGCGGAGCCGAGCTCCCCGCAGCCCCGCGGCCATCAGGGGCCGGAGGGTGACCCTACCTCTCCCCACCACCCCTCTGCCAACCACTCCCTCCCCAAACCCGAGAGCGGAGCCTGCCCGGGCGCTGCAGGGCACCTCACCCACAACAGCCGGACCCTCCAGAGACATCCCCTTACCCTGCCGGCCCGGGCGCATGTTCCAGGCACTGACCCTCCGTGCCCCACCGCTGCGCCCCATAGGGCTGTCACACGTGGTCCATCAGCACGGGCAGAATACTTCCAGGTTTCCAGCCAGAGCAGCTTCTCCTCTGAAGACTCCGACTCGCAGAACTCCACCGAGGATGCCCCAGCACCGAGCCTGGCCTTGTCCTGGGACCTGCAGAGCCCAAGACCACGTTGCCCCCCCGAAAAGCCTTCCCAGATCATTTACCTGGAGAACCACCACACCGAGAGTCCAGCTAAAGCAAATGCCAAGTAA
- the KIAA1755 gene encoding uncharacterized protein KIAA1755 homolog isoform X4, protein MVGTGSAGSVSHCGAAVPTGDTFLPQDAGSLDAAVQGALQALYPPFDATAPTVLGQVFRLLETSYQGDGLCCLLQFLIPAKRLFEHVRQAACAPYFNCIFLHEGWPLCLHEKVVVHLAPLNPLLLRPGDFYLQAEPCKEHSARIILKHLSQDLCTVEEMPVPEAAYALLFTNEWLEEINSDRAGAPLQTCLVATENGIAPLPWSSIATPEFIDKPKAGADGTSVDTQHDPASEAAAESAAPSVPVPHGMAGTPVPYSNVVGTIPGCKGTSRKSSQGKYPGLIKVDQAGLRKKPSALAMPSLCEIISQNLEGEYVDLLELSPEQMGLLARSLPAGAGDKAALPCVNGGPCGAAPSSEQGPCTPCLGQELSREPGPHGPRCRHRDSYLAALQNPVSFGAGLMAAILEEPDGPGPEPPPTAPRETPAQRGMGAGSPTLLTPRTQAVARQSSPRLPQGSGHKFSFLKGPRLGAAPGGERASSQQEGAWRKVSAIYSPRMGRAKAAGKGTVRAGLWYLCRGVAFPASLHIISSSPLSPWAGSDVAAPAPPEERPVESSGCKNGPSMPSTSTVGWEPPAWQDLHTGLLHSGIVCLPGSSDRQGRALLQVTTGGSAWGAAWCSAAELGALILYLCSIARQDMKDVGLTVVVDARKQPPAPVLFSALRSVQSISPGCIHTVLLLAEKEPVTHREKLPGVQVESLPSLKALGRFVDSSQLTPELDGAFPYSHGEWVQFFQKLHPFMASLRRASELLRSCIQELRSGNALVVTQDAGACIGRHRELMRRVLSDAPLVWVQREGGAVLARLRREAARLRTSAHVRTSMESAEALYNQLEEELHDLVFQSNSSLERLEFLRKVRELEAEFSKLGLWLDREAAARLQEMGAEEWSPESFLGSDEQFNEFLAQATAQYRLGLALCQEAAEVQGAAFPEADLFQAAVALFRTKLTSFHRQVERRQAERDLLRDLGCFSSKIAGLKLGCGQCLVRGKREEGRALQGLQSSFQKLLVEFALEKLQEMKAQVRRMRSSPGLAAWTEARHRYQETRQVLEEMLAELQEAWGAQAEGHGDSFSRPGSGSAAPCEGAPGASPEPAVPGEQPEPGAGPGEPRARNTPSPSPGAEPSSPQPRGHQGPEGDPTSPHHPSANHSLPKPESGACPGAAGHLTHNSRTLQRHPLTLPARAHVPGTDPPCPTAAPHRAVTRGPSARAEYFQVSSQSSFSSEDSDSQNSTEDAPAPSLALSWDLQSPRPRCPPEKPSQIIYLENHHTESPAKANAK, encoded by the exons ATGGTGGGCACGGGCTCTGCGGGGTCAGTGTCCCATTGCGGGGCTGCTGTCCCCACCGGTGACACTTTCCTCCCGCAGGATGCCGGCTCCCTGGATGCAGCGGTGCAGGGCGCCCTCCAGGCCCTCTACCCGCCCTTCGACGCCACGGCCCCCACGGTGCTGGGGCAGGTCTTCCGGCTGCTGGAGACCAGCTACCAGGGTGatgggctctgctgcctgctccagttCCTCATCCCGGCCAAGCGCCTCTTCGAGCACGTCCGGCAGGCAGCCTGC gcTCCCTACTTTAACTGCATCTTTCTCCATGAAGGCTGGCCCTTGTGTCTGCACGAGAAGGTGGTCGTGCACCTCGCGCCGCTCAACCCGCTCCTGCTGCGCCCTGGGGACTTCTACCTGCAGGCAGAGCCATGCAAGGAGCACTCAGCGCGCATCATCCTCAAGCACCTCTCCCAGGACCTGTGCACGGTGGAGGAGATGCCGGTCCCCGAGGCTGCCTACGCGCTGCTCTTCACCAACGAGTGGCTGGAGGAGATCAACAGCGACCGGGCTGGAGCCCCCCTGCAAACCTGCCTGGTGGCCACTGAGAATGGCATCGCCCCGCTGCCGTGGAGCAGCATTGCCACACCGGAGTTCATTGACAAGCCCAAGGCTGGAGCTGATGGGACGTCTGTGGACACCCAGCATGACCCTGCTTCTGAAGCTGCAGCTGAGTCAGCAGCACCTAGTGTGCCCGTGCCCCACGGCATGGCAGGCACCCCCGTGCCCTATAGCAATGTTGTGGGCACCATCCCGGGCTGCAAGGGCACCTCTCGGAAGTCGAGCCAGGGAAAATACCCGGGACTGATCAAGGTGGACCAGGCTGGGCTGCGGAAGAAGCCGAGCGCGCTGGCCATGCCCAGCCTCTGCGAGATCATCAGCCAGAACCTGGAGGGGGAGTACGTGGACCTGCTGGAGCTGTCCCCGGAGCAGATGGGCCTCCTGGCCAGGTCCCTGCCGGCGGGCGCCGGGGACAAGGCTGCGCTCCCCTGTGTGAATGGGGGTCCCTGCGGGGCGGCACCGAGCTCGGAGCAGGGTCCCTGCACCCCGTGcctggggcaggagctgagccGGGAGCCGGGGCCACACGGGCCACGGTGCCGCCACCGAGACTCGTACCTGGCTGCGCTGCAGAACCCGGTGAGCTTCGGCGCTGGGCTGATGGCAGCCATCCTGGAGGAGCCGGACGGCCCCGGCCCCGAGCCGCCCCCCACTGCTCCCCGTGAGACCCCCGCACAACGCGGGATGGGGGCCGGCAGCCCCACGCTCCTCACCCCCCGAACCCAGGCAGTGGCGCGGCAAAGCAGCCCCCGGCTGCCCCAGGGCTCCGGCCACAAGTTCTCCTTCCTGAAGGGGCCGCGGCTCGGGGCAGCCCCTGGGGGTGAGAGagccagcagccagcaggaAGGGGCCTGGAGGAAGGTGTCTGCCATCTACTCGCCCAGGATGGGCAGAGCCAAGGCAGCCGGGAAAGGTACCGTCCGAGCGGGGCTGTGGTACCTGTGCAGGGGCGTTGCATTCCCTGCCTCGTTGCACATCATCAGCTCCTCTCCTCTGTCCCCATGGGCAGGTTCAGATGTGGCAGCCCCTGCCCCTCCGGAGGAACGACCCGTGGAAAGCTCCGGCTGTAAGAATGGTCCCTccatgcccagcaccagcaccgtGGGCTGGGAGCCGCCGGCCTGGCAGGACCTGCACACGGGGCTGCTGCACTCGGGCATCGTGTGCCTGCCAG GCAGCTCggacaggcagggcagggcccTGCTCCAGGTGACCACCGGCGGCAGCGCCTGGGGGGCCGCGTGGTGCTCGGCCGCTGAGCTGGGGGCGCTCATCCTCTACCTCTGCTCCATCGCCAG GCAGGACATGAAGGACGTCGGGCTGACCGTCGTGGTGGATGCCAGGAAGCAGCCGCCTGCTCCTGTCCTGTTCTCTGCCCTCCGCTCTGTCCAG AGCATCTCGCCGGGCTGCATCCAcaccgtgctgctgctggccgAGAAGGAGCCGGTCACGCACCGCGAGAAGCTGCCTGGCGTGCAG GTGGAGTCGCTGCCATCGCTGAAGGCTCTGGGCCGTTTTGTCGACAGCTCCCAGCTGACACCGGAGCTGGACGGTGCCTTCCCCTACAGCCACGGCGAGTGGGTGCAGTTCTTCCAG AAACTGCATCCCTTCATGGCCAGCCTCCGGCGAGCATCGGAGCTGCTGCGGAGCTGCATCCAGGAGCTGCGGAGCGGCAATGCGCTGGTGGTGACACAG GATGCGGGCGCCTGCATCGGGAGGCACCGGGAGCTGATGCGGAGGGTGCTGAGCGATGCGCCGCTGGTGTGGGTGCAGCGCGAGGGGGGCGCCGTGCTGGCCAGGCTGCGCAGGGAGGCCGCCCGGCTCCGCACCTCGGCCCACGTCAG GACCAGCATGGAGTCGGCCGAGGCGCTGTACAACCAGCTGGAGGAAGAGCTTCATGACCTGGTGTTCCAGTCCAACAGCTCCCTGGAGCGCCTGGAGTTCCTCCGGAAGGTGCGGGAGCTGGAGGCTGAGTTCAGCAAG ctggggctgtggcTGGACAGGGAGGCAGCGGCGCGGCTGCAGGAGATGGGTGCTGAGGAGTGGAGCCCCGAGAGCTTCCTGGGATCTGACGAGCAGTTCAACGAGTTCCTCGCCCAGGCAACA GCTCAGTACCGGCTCGGCCTGGCGCTGTGTCAGGAGGCAGCTGAGGTCCAAGGCGCAGCTTTCCCAGAGGCAGACCTCTTCCAGGCGGCCGTGGCCCTTTTCCGGACGAAGCTGACGAGCTTCCACAGGCAGGTGGAACGGCGCCAGGCGGAGCGGGACCTGCTGCGGGACCTCGGATGCTTCTCCAGCAAG ATCGCGGGGCTGAAGCTGGGCTGCGGGCAGTGCCTGGTGCGGGGCAAGCGCGAGGAGGGCCGGGCGCTGCAGGGCCTGCAGAGCTCCTTCCAGAAGCTGTTGGTGGAGTTCGccctggagaagctgcaggagATGAAGGCTCAGGTGCGCAGGATGCGGAGCAGCCCAGGGCTGGCAGCCTGGACCGAGGCACGGCACCGGTACCAGGAGACACGGCAGGTCCTGGAGGagatgctggcagagctgcaggaggccTGGGGAGCTCAGGCTGAGGGGCACGGGGACTCCTTCAGCCGCCCCGGCTCGGGGTCTGCAGCCCCTTGCGAGGGAGCTCCAGGCGCCAGCCCTGAGCCAGCGGTGCCGGGGGAGCAACCGGAGCCTGGTGCCGGGCCAGGAGAGCCCCGGGCCAGGAACACGCCCAGCCCCTCACCGGGTGCGGAGCCGAGCTCCCCGCAGCCCCGCGGCCATCAGGGGCCGGAGGGTGACCCTACCTCTCCCCACCACCCCTCTGCCAACCACTCCCTCCCCAAACCCGAGAGCGGAGCCTGCCCGGGCGCTGCAGGGCACCTCACCCACAACAGCCGGACCCTCCAGAGACATCCCCTTACCCTGCCGGCCCGGGCGCATGTTCCAGGCACTGACCCTCCGTGCCCCACCGCTGCGCCCCATAGGGCTGTCACACGTGGTCCATCAGCACGGGCAGAATACTTCCAGGTTTCCAGCCAGAGCAGCTTCTCCTCTGAAGACTCCGACTCGCAGAACTCCACCGAGGATGCCCCAGCACCGAGCCTGGCCTTGTCCTGGGACCTGCAGAGCCCAAGACCACGTTGCCCCCCCGAAAAGCCTTCCCAGATCATTTACCTGGAGAACCACCACACCGAGAGTCCAGCTAAAGCAAATGCCAAGTAA